One genomic region from Plasmodium berghei ANKA genome assembly, chromosome: 4 encodes:
- a CDS encoding BIR protein — protein MPKETCTIFQNANNLFNEGKLDFDTINLKNGPYIQYCPYHRESKKYECKNIYDGLNALCMHLFTELYKIPGEVMKFKSNNKQYVGYIMMWLSYRLSQITDYNDSTLFHFYENYLKNAFINYEHMDKITKNKYLKDASIEYMSQLYNLFNEICNLTLKYSRNPTDTNQIIVSYNKIYNIHKNIYNDIKECDSYLYLLNTLKTEYEKFKKNITKNGRRDLISGQLYASVKNLIPTRELGKYYKSGFGFEECIRANSKVKKQFPDPAPNAPKDQKPKPSSKQNQPSKPRTTITKPVQNGISRPSPASFSKPSGVPSPPPPLPSYQPKDNEPETPPAPRVLPIISLSSQTSTELQKTATEESNHKIGQESSKIKPNVSDNSERHAGGTIVDKGSSSSGSIKHGGESSDQGSGKGLRDSPSIITNETGTHTDKKIVVDGNKAEGNSKVNEQKDSMGNTGSKKSPSGNTIDSNNHLSTSGTNQGDSNDELVDGPKGSTVREGDTGNRSLNTGGGQNEKNISGGEPDGGQGSRGGSEGSEDSGGGSSSEPGVTDNVPEEKETKSTSGTFFNIRPDIFKITLKGMDQLNNTFKFFRTYKEKIINISNEIHGVYNTTLDIIKNSFDKSINVFNKIIENISFDSKKIEITDDSGDKKHGSDGTGDKSPTSDDSPPIQGDSTQRNPTQENSNQISLTPSSNEQTRETKSSQDTPENKNYKSSREEPQKPVPAPVIKLKNSVTEVKENGTTGIDVNILKKYKPIGILIIALLAPITLLIVYKYFSFGWRKELKRKQNMKKVIKLFGGNKTTKKVINSTNGKKQMQIIINSSEHKKQTKKSINYVYRGKSPLLNIYNHVQVNPAPFINLFFLLIFFVYKRKKNSLE, from the exons ATGCCTAAGGAAACG TGTACGATATTTCAAAATGCTAATAATCTTTTTAATGAAGGAAAACTTGATTTTGATAcaataaatttgaaaaatggACCTTACATTCAGTATTGCCCTTATCATAGagaatcaaaaaaatatgaatgtAAGAACATTTATGATGGACTGAACGCTTTGTGTATGCATTTATTTACTgaattatacaaaattcCTGGAGAGGTAATGAAATTTAAAAGTAACAATAAGCAATATGTTGGATACATTATGATGTGGCTAAGTTATAGATTATCTCAGATAACCGATTATAATGATTCAACtttattccatttttatgaaaattatttaaagaacgcgtttataaattatgagCATATGgataaaataacaaaaaacaaGTATTTGAAGGATGCTAGCATTGAATATATGAgtcaattatataatttatttaatgaaatatgTAATCTCACTTTGAAATATTCAAGAAATCCTACCGACACTAATCAAATTATTGTAAGttataacaaaatttataatattcataaaaatatttataatgaCATTAAAGAATGTGATTcatatctttatttattaaatactttaaaaacagaatatgaaaaatttaaaaaaaatattactaaGAATGGAAGACGTGATTTGATTAGTGGTCAACTATATGCTAGTGTTAAAAATCTTATTCCTACAAGGGAACTAGGTAAATACTATAAATCTGGATTTGGGTTCGAAGAATGTATAAGAGCAAATTCAAAGGTTAAGAAACAATTCCCCGATCCTGCTCCAAATGCTCCAAAAGATCAAAAGCCTAAACCATCATCTAAACAAAATCAACCATCTAAACCGCGCACAACAATTACAAAACCTGTACAAAATGGTATTTCACGACCCTCACCAGCATCATTTTCAAAACCTTCAGGAGTGCCATCACCGCCACCGCCGTTGCCTTCATACCAACCAAAAGATAATGAACCTGAAACACCACCAGCACCACGTGTTTTACCAATAATTTCATTATCTTCACAAACAAGTACTGAATTACAAAAAACTGCAACAGAAGAATCAAATCACAAGATTGGACAAGAATCTTCTAAAATTAAACCAAATGTTTCAGACAATAGTGAAAGGCATGCAGGAGGTACAATTGTTGATAAAGGAAGTTCAAGTAGTGGAAGCATAAAGCATGGTGGTGAATCAAGTGATCAGGGTTCAGGGAAGGGACTTAGAGATTCTCCAAGCATAATTACCAATGAAACTGGTACACATACAGATAAAAAGATTGTAGTAGACGGTAATAAAGCCGAAGGAAACTCTAAAgtaaatgaacaaaaagATTCAATGGGTAACACAGGAAGTAAAAAGAGCCCCTCAGGCAATACAATCGATTCAAACAATCATCTCTCAACTTCAGGTACCAATCAAGGAGATTCAAATGATGAATTGGTTGATGGGCCAAAAGGTTCAACTGTTAGGGAAGGGGATACAGGTAACAGGTCATTAAATACAGGTGGTGgacaaaatgaaaaaaatatatcaggAGGAGAACCGGATGGTGGTCAAGGAAGTCGTGGAGGTTCAGAAGGATCAGAGGATTCGGGAGGTGGATCAAGTAGTGAACCAGGTGTCACAGATAATGTTCcagaagaaaaagaaactAAAAGTACATCAGGGAcgttttttaatattagaCCAGACATTTTTAAGATCACATTAAAAGGCATGGAccaattaaataatacttTCAAGTTTTTTAGAACATAtaaggaaaaaattataaatatctCTAATGAAATCCATGgtgtatataatacaactttagatattataaaaaatagtttcGATAAATCTAttaatgtttttaataaaattattgaGAATATAAGTTTTGActctaaaaaaatagaaataacTGATGATTCAGGTGATAAAAAACATGGATCAGATGGAACAGGGGATAAATCACCCACATCTGATGACTCACCACCGATTCAAGGAGATTCTACTCAAAGAAATCCAACACAAGAAAATTCGAATCAAATTTCACTAACACCAAGTTCAAATGAACAAACTAGGGAAACGAAATCGTCTCAGGACACACctgaaaacaaaaattataaaagcAGTCGCGAAGAACCTCAAAAACCAGTGCCAGCACCAGTGATTAAACTAAAAAATTCAGTAACCGAAGTAAAAGAAAATGGAACAACAGGAATAGATGTTAATATACTCAAAAAATACAAACCAATTggaattttaattatagcTCTTTTAGCTCCCATTACTTTATTAATTGTATACAag tatttttcatttggATGGAGAAAGGAATTGAAGAGAAAACAAAACATGAAAAAGgttataaaattgtttgGTGGAAATAAAACGacaaaaaaagttataaaCTCAACTAATgggaaaaaacaaatgcaaataattataaattcatCTGAACACAAAAAACAGACTAAAAAATCTATAAATTACGTTTATAGGGGAAAATCTccattattaaatatatacaaccATGTACAGGTTAACCCTGCaccatttattaatttattttttttattaatattttttgtttataaaagaaaaaaaaattctttggaatga
- a CDS encoding BIR protein gives MNDDLCLKFSVLRNYIPDKLTDTAKLKFDDNSDFMQYCPENDSKKNECNNNLDIITAGFLWLLEHCYSISNDRSYNENNTNPSFFLYMNSWLSYKLKQIIDKNFTKINDFYNEHVKNSDKYNRFITDAYRISDLEEFIDKQNDFLNINIEDMSKFYDAFKLLCNMHDKVARNQTGDILLNNATSFVEKYTELNNRYNNGAPHNKIFYVLSDDYNNLKNTCKEAKDSNFPPLPEIKTQQITIKNPEQNSAQTSEVTSSNSSIGNKLFTVLSIFGAIAFFLGISYKYSLFGFRKQTQKQCLREKIKNIQKRMNY, from the exons ATGAATGATGATCTa TGTTTAAAATTTAGTGTTTTGAGGAATTATATACCCGACAAATTAACCGATACTGCAAAACTTAAGTTTGATGATAATTCGGATTTTATGCAATACTGCCCTGAGAAtgattcaaaaaaaaatgaatgcAATAATAATCTCGATATAATTACGGCTGGATTTTTATGGTTACTTGAACACTGCTATTCTATATCCAATGATAGAAgctataatgaaaataatactaatccatctttttttctatatatgaATTCATGGTTAAGTTACAAATTAAAGCAAATCATAGACAAAAATTTCACCAAAATAAAcgatttttataatgaacatgtaaaaaatagtgataaatataatagattTATAACTGATGCCTATAGAATTTCAGATCTTGAGGAATTCATagataaacaaaatgattttctgaatattaatattgaaGATATGtctaaattttatgatgcatttaaattattatgtaaTATGCATGATAAAGTTGCAAGGAATCAAACAGGCGATATACTGTTAAATAATGCTACTAGTTTTGTTGAGAAATATACAGAACTAAACAatagatataataatggTGCTCcacataataaaatattttatgttttatcagatgattataataatttaaaaaatacatgtAAAGAAGCTAAAGATAGCAATTTTCCACCCCTTCCAGAGATAAAAACACAGCAAATTACTATAAAAAATCCTGAACAAAACTCTGCACAAACATCTGAAGTTACATCATCAAATTCGTCGATAggaaacaaattatttacagTTTTATCGATATTTGGTGCAatagcattttttttaggaaTTTCTTATaag tattcATTATTTGGATTTCGGAAACAAACTCAAAAACAATGTttaagagaaaaaataaaaaatatacagaagagaatgaattattaa